The proteins below are encoded in one region of Fusobacterium massiliense:
- a CDS encoding esterase/lipase family protein, with amino-acid sequence MKKVVFYFLSLIVVIIFILELVKIFFLNHDYKITKYNEDKIEKGIVITFHGIYGTEKQLRYVNENLTNKGYTVINIQYPTLEENIVGITEEYIKPVIDTEIGKLKVINKERAKKGLEKLKINIVAHSMGTVITRYYLKNNKIEDLGEVILISPPSHGSDLSDIFISNLLKNFLGVAVLDMKTDESSFVNDLGEPSYSCHVLIGNKTNNFLYSLLIKGEDDGMVPVSTAKLDKASFKIINNTTHASILKSSETIKEISNILEK; translated from the coding sequence TTGAAAAAAGTAGTATTTTATTTTTTGTCACTTATTGTAGTAATTATTTTTATTTTAGAATTAGTTAAAATATTTTTTTTGAATCATGATTATAAAATTACAAAGTATAATGAAGATAAAATTGAAAAAGGAATTGTTATAACATTTCATGGTATTTATGGGACAGAAAAGCAACTTAGATACGTCAATGAAAATTTGACTAATAAAGGATACACAGTTATCAATATTCAGTATCCTACACTCGAAGAAAATATAGTTGGAATAACTGAAGAATATATAAAGCCTGTTATTGATACAGAAATAGGAAAACTAAAAGTAATTAACAAAGAAAGAGCAAAAAAAGGTTTAGAAAAACTAAAAATAAATATAGTTGCTCATTCTATGGGAACTGTAATAACTAGATATTATCTAAAAAATAATAAAATAGAAGATTTAGGAGAAGTAATATTAATTTCTCCCCCTAGTCATGGAAGTGATTTGTCAGATATTTTTATATCGAATTTATTGAAGAATTTTTTAGGGGTAGCAGTTCTTGATATGAAAACTGATGAAAGTAGTTTTGTAAATGATTTAGGAGAGCCTAGTTACAGTTGTCATGTATTAATTGGAAATAAAACTAATAATTTTCTTTACTCTCTTTTGATAAAAGGAGAAGATGATGGTATGGTTCCAGTGTCAACTGCAAAATTAGATAAAGCAAGTTTTAAAATTATAAATAATACAACCCACGCAAGTATTTTAAAATCTTCAGAAACAATAAAAGAAATTTCAAATATTTTAGAAAAGTAA
- the rplB gene encoding 50S ribosomal protein L2: MAIRKMKPITNGTRHMSRLVNDELDKVRPEKSLTVPLKSAYGRDNYGHRTCRDRQKGHKRLYRIIDFKRNKLDVPARVATIEYDPNRSANIALLFYVDGEKRYILAPKGLKKGDVISAGSKADIKPGNALKLKDMPVGVQIHNIELQRGKGGQLVRSAGTAARLVAKEGTYCHVELPSGELRLIHGECMATVGEVGNSEHNLVNIGKAGRNRHMGKRPHVRGSVMNPVDHPHGGGEGKNPVGRKSPLTPWGKPALGVKTRGRKTSDKFIVRRRNEK; this comes from the coding sequence ATGGCTATTAGAAAAATGAAACCAATTACTAATGGTACTAGACATATGTCTAGATTAGTAAATGATGAATTAGATAAAGTAAGACCTGAAAAATCTTTAACTGTACCTCTAAAATCAGCGTATGGTAGAGATAATTATGGTCATAGAACTTGTAGAGACAGACAAAAAGGACACAAAAGATTATACAGAATTATAGATTTCAAAAGAAACAAATTGGATGTTCCTGCAAGAGTTGCAACAATAGAATACGATCCAAACAGATCAGCAAACATTGCTTTATTATTCTATGTTGATGGAGAAAAAAGATATATACTAGCACCTAAAGGGCTTAAAAAAGGAGATGTAATTTCTGCTGGAAGTAAAGCTGATATTAAACCTGGAAACGCTCTTAAATTAAAAGATATGCCAGTTGGGGTTCAAATCCACAATATCGAACTTCAAAGAGGAAAAGGTGGACAATTAGTAAGATCTGCTGGAACTGCTGCAAGACTTGTAGCTAAAGAAGGAACTTACTGCCACGTTGAATTACCATCAGGAGAATTAAGATTAATACATGGTGAATGTATGGCAACTGTTGGTGAAGTTGGAAATTCTGAGCATAACTTAGTAAACATAGGTAAAGCTGGAAGAAATAGACATATGGGAAAAAGACCTCATGTAAGAGGATCTGTAATGAACCCAGTAGATCACCCACATGGTGGAGGGGAAGGAAAGAACCCAGTTGGAAGAAAATCACCTTTAACTCCTTGGGGAAAACCAGCACTTGGTGTTAAAACTAGAGGAAGAAAGACTTCTGACAAATTTATCGTAAGAAGAAGAAACGAAAAATAA
- the rplW gene encoding 50S ribosomal protein L23, with protein MTVYEIIKKPVVTEKTELLRREYNKYTFEVHPKANKIEIKKAVEAIFNVKVEDVATINKKPITKRHGMRFYKTQAKKKAIVKLAKENTITYFKEV; from the coding sequence ATGACTGTTTATGAAATAATTAAAAAACCTGTTGTTACAGAAAAAACAGAACTTTTAAGAAGAGAATACAACAAATATACTTTTGAAGTACATCCGAAAGCTAATAAAATAGAAATAAAGAAAGCTGTAGAAGCAATATTTAATGTAAAAGTTGAAGATGTAGCTACAATAAACAAAAAACCAATCACAAAAAGACATGGTATGAGATTTTATAAAACTCAAGCTAAGAAAAAAGCTATTGTTAAATTAGCTAAAGAAAACACAATAACTTACTTTAAAGAAGTTTAA
- the rsmG gene encoding 16S rRNA (guanine(527)-N(7))-methyltransferase RsmG, producing MREYFIEGLNKINVSYTDKKINKALRYLELIVDYNSHTNITAIREEKAIIEKHFLDSLLLQQFLKEEDKKLIDIGTGAGFPGMILAIFNEDKNFTLLDSVRKKTDFLNIVKEDLKLSNVEVINGRAEEVIKDRRETYDVGLCRGVSNLAVILEYEIPFIRVNGRFLPQKMVGTEEIKTSANALKILSSKILKEYNFKLPFSEEDRLIIEILKEKKTDKKYPRNTGIPLKKPL from the coding sequence ATGAGAGAATATTTTATAGAAGGTTTAAATAAGATAAATGTTAGCTATACAGATAAAAAAATAAATAAGGCTTTAAGATATTTAGAGTTAATAGTGGATTATAATAGTCATACAAATATCACTGCTATTAGAGAAGAAAAAGCTATCATAGAAAAACATTTTCTAGATTCTTTACTACTTCAACAATTCTTGAAAGAAGAAGATAAAAAATTAATAGATATAGGAACAGGAGCAGGATTTCCTGGAATGATACTGGCTATATTTAATGAAGATAAGAATTTTACTTTGCTAGATTCTGTTAGGAAAAAAACAGATTTTTTAAATATAGTAAAAGAAGATTTAAAACTTTCAAATGTTGAAGTTATTAATGGAAGAGCAGAAGAAGTTATAAAAGATAGAAGAGAAACTTATGATGTTGGACTATGCAGAGGAGTTTCAAATTTAGCAGTTATACTGGAATATGAAATCCCATTTATAAGAGTAAATGGAAGATTTTTACCACAAAAAATGGTTGGAACTGAAGAAATAAAAACTTCAGCTAACGCTTTGAAGATACTAAGTTCAAAAATATTGAAAGAATATAATTTTAAATTACCTTTTTCAGAAGAAGATAGATTAATAATAGAAATACTAAAAGAAAAAAAGACGGATAAGAAATATCCTAGAAATACGGGTATTCCTTTGAAGAAACCTTTGTAA
- the rplD gene encoding 50S ribosomal protein L4: MAVLNVYNLAGDQTGTVEVNDAVFGIEPNKVVLHEVLTAELAAARQGTASTKTRAMVRGGGRKPFKQKGTGRARQGSIRAPHMVGGGVTFGPHPRSYEKKVNKKVRNLALRSALSAKVAAGNVLVLDGTIETPKTKVIVNLVNKVDAKQKQLFVVNDLATMNDFNLYLSVRNLENAVVLQPNEIGVYWLLKQEKVILTKEALATVEEVLG; the protein is encoded by the coding sequence ATGGCAGTTTTAAACGTATATAACTTAGCAGGAGATCAAACTGGTACTGTTGAAGTTAATGATGCAGTGTTTGGGATTGAGCCTAATAAAGTAGTTCTTCATGAAGTACTTACTGCTGAATTAGCAGCTGCTAGACAAGGTACAGCTTCTACTAAGACTAGAGCAATGGTTAGAGGTGGAGGAAGAAAACCTTTCAAACAAAAAGGTACTGGTAGAGCAAGACAAGGTTCAATAAGAGCACCACATATGGTAGGTGGAGGAGTTACATTCGGTCCTCATCCAAGATCATATGAAAAGAAAGTAAATAAGAAAGTTAGAAATCTAGCACTAAGATCAGCTTTATCTGCAAAGGTAGCAGCTGGAAATGTATTAGTTTTAGATGGAACAATCGAAACACCTAAAACAAAAGTGATAGTAAATTTAGTAAATAAAGTTGATGCAAAACAAAAACAATTATTTGTAGTAAACGATTTAGCAACTATGAATGATTTTAACTTATACTTATCTGTAAGAAACTTAGAAAATGCAGTAGTATTACAACCAAATGAAATTGGTGTTTACTGGCTATTAAAACAAGAAAAAGTAATTCTTACTAAAGAAGCATTAGCTACTGTAGAGGAGGTACTAGGATAA
- the mnmG gene encoding tRNA uridine-5-carboxymethylaminomethyl(34) synthesis enzyme MnmG, whose amino-acid sequence MQEFDVIVVGAGHAGCEAALASARMGMKTAIFTISLDNIGVMSCNPSLGGPAKSHLAREIDALGGEMGRNIDKTFIQIRVLNTKKGPAVRSLRAQADKVSYANEMKKTLEHTKNLSVIQGMVSELVVEEENGRKIIKGIKIREGLEYRAKAVVVATGTFLRGLIHMGETNFKAGRMGELSSEDLPVSMEKLGLKLGRFKTGTPARIDARTIDFSVLEEQPGQKDQVLKFSNRTKDEDALSRRQISCYIAHTNEKVHEIIKSNRDRSPLFNGKIQGLGPRYCPSIEDKVYRYPDKMQHHLFLEREGYETNEIYLGGMSSSLPVDVQEEMIKNVEGFENAKIMRYAYAIEYDYVPPEEIKYSLETRTIENLFLAGQINGTSGYEEAGAQGLMAGINAVKKIRGEEALILDRSDSYIGTLIDDLVSKGTNEPYRMFTARSEYRLYLREDNADLRLSKIGYELGLIPEEEYQRVEQKRKDVEEITQILTRTNIGPSNPRVNEVLEKRGETPIKDGSTLLEILRRPEVTFEDIKYIAEEMPIDLEKYSYDTGYQAEISIKYEGYIGRALKMIEKHKAMENRKIPVGIDYDDLKTIPKEAKDKLKRIRPINIGQASRISGVSPADIQAILIYLKMKGKE is encoded by the coding sequence GTGAAGCTGCATTAGCTTCAGCAAGAATGGGAATGAAAACAGCAATATTTACAATATCATTAGACAATATTGGAGTAATGTCTTGTAACCCATCATTAGGTGGTCCAGCAAAATCACATCTAGCAAGAGAAATAGATGCTCTTGGTGGAGAGATGGGAAGAAATATAGATAAAACTTTTATTCAAATAAGAGTCTTGAACACAAAAAAAGGTCCGGCAGTAAGATCTTTAAGAGCTCAAGCAGATAAAGTTTCTTATGCTAATGAAATGAAAAAAACTCTTGAACATACAAAAAACTTATCTGTTATTCAAGGAATGGTAAGTGAGCTTGTTGTTGAAGAAGAAAATGGAAGAAAGATAATAAAAGGAATAAAGATAAGAGAAGGTCTCGAATATAGAGCGAAAGCAGTCGTTGTGGCAACAGGAACTTTTTTAAGAGGCCTTATTCACATGGGGGAAACAAATTTTAAAGCTGGAAGAATGGGAGAACTTTCTTCGGAAGATTTACCTGTTTCTATGGAAAAACTAGGATTAAAATTAGGAAGATTTAAGACAGGGACACCGGCAAGAATTGATGCAAGAACTATAGATTTTTCTGTTTTAGAAGAACAACCTGGACAAAAAGATCAAGTTTTAAAATTTTCAAATAGAACAAAAGATGAAGATGCACTTAGCAGAAGACAAATTTCTTGTTATATAGCTCATACAAATGAGAAAGTGCATGAAATAATAAAAAGCAATAGAGATAGATCACCACTATTTAATGGAAAGATTCAAGGTCTAGGTCCTAGATATTGTCCATCAATAGAAGATAAAGTGTATAGATACCCAGATAAAATGCAACATCATTTATTTCTAGAAAGAGAAGGATATGAAACTAATGAAATTTATTTAGGTGGTATGTCATCATCTCTTCCTGTTGATGTTCAAGAAGAAATGATAAAAAATGTTGAAGGTTTTGAAAATGCAAAAATTATGAGATATGCCTATGCTATTGAATATGATTATGTTCCACCAGAAGAAATAAAGTATAGTTTGGAAACAAGAACAATAGAAAATTTGTTTTTAGCTGGACAAATTAATGGAACATCTGGTTATGAGGAAGCAGGGGCTCAAGGTCTGATGGCAGGGATAAATGCTGTTAAAAAAATAAGGGGTGAAGAAGCTCTTATTTTAGATAGATCAGATTCATATATAGGGACACTTATAGATGACCTTGTATCTAAAGGAACGAATGAACCTTACAGAATGTTTACAGCAAGAAGTGAATATAGACTTTATTTGAGAGAGGATAATGCTGATTTAAGACTTAGTAAAATTGGCTATGAATTAGGTTTAATTCCAGAAGAAGAATACCAAAGAGTTGAACAAAAAAGAAAAGATGTGGAAGAAATAACTCAAATATTAACAAGAACAAATATAGGACCTAGCAATCCAAGAGTAAATGAAGTCTTAGAAAAAAGAGGAGAAACTCCTATAAAAGATGGAAGTACACTGCTTGAAATTTTAAGAAGACCGGAAGTAACTTTTGAAGATATAAAGTATATTGCTGAAGAGATGCCAATTGACTTGGAAAAATATAGCTACGATACAGGTTATCAAGCAGAAATTTCTATAAAATATGAGGGATACATAGGTAGAGCTTTGAAGATGATAGAAAAACATAAGGCTATGGAAAACAGAAAAATTCCTGTTGGCATAGACTACGATGATTTAAAGACTATACCTAAAGAAGCTAAAGACAAGCTAAAAAGAATAAGACCTATAAATATAGGACAAGCAAGTAGAATTTCTGGAGTATCTCCAGCTGATATACAGGCTATTTTAATCTATTTAAAGATGAAGGGAAAAGAATGA
- the rpsJ gene encoding 30S ribosomal protein S10: protein MASNKLRIYLRAYDHTLLDESAKRVVESAKKSGAEVVGPMPLPTKIRKYTVLRSVHVNKDSREQFEMRVHRRMIELVNSTEKAISSLTSVHLPAGVGIEIKQV, encoded by the coding sequence ATGGCTTCTAACAAATTAAGAATCTATTTAAGAGCATACGATCACACTTTATTAGATGAGTCAGCAAAAAGAGTTGTTGAATCAGCAAAGAAAAGTGGAGCAGAAGTAGTAGGGCCTATGCCTTTACCTACAAAAATTAGAAAATATACTGTTTTAAGATCAGTTCACGTTAACAAAGATTCAAGAGAGCAATTCGAAATGAGAGTGCACAGAAGAATGATAGAATTAGTAAATTCTACAGAAAAGGCAATTAGTTCGTTAACATCAGTTCACTTACCAGCTGGTGTGGGAATAGAAATTAAACAAGTTTAA
- the rplC gene encoding 50S ribosomal protein L3: protein MSGILGKKIGMTQIFEDGKFVPVTVVEAGPNFVLQKKTEEKDGYVALQLGFDEKKEKNTTKPLMGIFNKAGVKPQRFVKELEVACVDGYELGQEIKVDVLAEVAYVDITGTSKGKGTSGVMKRHGFGGNRATHGVSRNHRLGGSIGMSSWPGKVLKGKRMAGQHGNATVTVQNLKVVKVDAEHNLLLIKGAVPGAKNSYLVIKPAVKKVIG, encoded by the coding sequence ATGTCTGGAATTTTAGGAAAGAAAATTGGAATGACACAAATTTTCGAAGATGGGAAATTTGTTCCAGTAACAGTTGTAGAAGCTGGTCCTAACTTCGTTCTTCAAAAGAAAACTGAAGAAAAAGATGGATATGTAGCTTTACAATTAGGATTTGATGAGAAAAAAGAAAAAAACACTACAAAACCTTTAATGGGAATATTTAACAAAGCAGGAGTTAAACCTCAAAGATTTGTTAAAGAATTAGAAGTTGCGTGTGTTGATGGTTATGAATTAGGACAAGAAATCAAAGTTGATGTTCTAGCTGAAGTTGCTTATGTAGATATTACGGGTACTTCAAAAGGTAAAGGAACATCTGGTGTTATGAAAAGACACGGATTTGGTGGAAATAGAGCTACACATGGGGTTTCAAGAAACCACAGACTAGGAGGTTCAATAGGAATGTCGAGCTGGCCTGGTAAAGTTCTAAAAGGTAAAAGAATGGCTGGGCAACATGGAAATGCAACAGTAACAGTTCAAAACTTAAAAGTAGTAAAAGTTGATGCAGAACACAACTTACTTTTAATAAAAGGAGCAGTTCCTGGAGCAAAAAATAGCTATTTAGTAATAAAACCAGCTGTAAAGAAAGTAATAGGATAG